The following are encoded together in the Gilvimarinus sp. DA14 genome:
- the dapF gene encoding diaminopimelate epimerase encodes MRLRFTKMHGLGNDFVVIDGISQKIRLTPDKVRKLSDRHFGIGCDQVLLVEVPNSPDVDFRYRIYNADGGEVENCGNGARCFARFVRDRRLTGKSSIKVETASGIMTLNVHDDDEVTVDMGVPVLDPADIPFSAPSRAVTYPLEIEARTVEVGAVSMGNPHAVTIVEDVAQAPVDILGPMIEAHPRFPSRVNAGFMQIVTPSEIRLRVYERGAGETLACGTGACAAVVAGRLQGLLDETVTVHLPGGSLHIQWAGEGQPVLMKGSATNVFHGQVRL; translated from the coding sequence ATGCGATTGCGCTTTACCAAAATGCACGGCCTTGGCAACGACTTTGTTGTCATCGACGGCATCAGCCAGAAAATCAGGCTAACCCCCGACAAAGTGCGCAAGCTGTCCGATCGTCACTTCGGTATTGGCTGTGATCAGGTATTGTTAGTCGAAGTGCCCAATAGCCCCGATGTAGATTTTCGCTACCGCATATACAACGCCGACGGCGGCGAGGTAGAAAACTGTGGCAATGGCGCGCGCTGCTTTGCCCGCTTTGTACGCGACCGTCGCCTGACGGGCAAAAGCTCTATCAAGGTCGAAACCGCCAGCGGCATCATGACCCTGAATGTCCACGACGACGACGAGGTCACCGTGGATATGGGTGTACCTGTGCTGGATCCCGCCGACATTCCGTTTAGCGCACCCTCTCGGGCCGTCACCTACCCGCTGGAGATTGAAGCGCGCACCGTTGAGGTTGGCGCCGTTTCCATGGGCAACCCTCATGCGGTCACCATCGTTGAGGATGTCGCGCAGGCACCGGTGGACATTCTCGGGCCGATGATTGAGGCCCACCCACGCTTCCCCTCGCGGGTTAACGCGGGCTTTATGCAAATTGTCACCCCCAGCGAGATACGCCTGCGAGTGTACGAACGTGGCGCCGGTGAAACCCTGGCATGCGGTACAGGCGCCTGCGCCGCAGTGGTTGCCGGTCGCCTGCAGGGGTTGCTGGATGAAACCGTCACTGTGCACCTGCCCGGCGGCAGCTTACACATTCAGTGGGCGGGTGAAGGCCAGCCGGTGTTGATGAAAGGCTCCGCCACCAACGTATTTCACGGACAAGTCAGACTGTAA
- the lysA gene encoding diaminopimelate decarboxylase, translating into MSFFTERSGELTIEDVRLSDIAEQYGTPAYVYSRAAFTQHYLAYAQALGQHPGMICYAVKANSNIALLNLLARLGAGFDIVSGGEMERVLTAGGDPKRIVFSGVGKTAAEMAKALQVGIHCFNVESEPELELLSQVAVEQGLTARVSLRVNPDVDAKTHPYISTGLKENKFGIDIARAPEVYRRAAALPNIDVQGVDCHIGSQLTELDPFLDALDRLLVLVDGLADEGIHISHLDLGGGLGVTYRDEVPPAVADYMAAIKAKLGGRKLALMFEPGRSIAANAGALLTKVLYLKPTEAHNFAIIDAAMNDNIRPALYQAWQDIRPLKARRGEKKRWDLVGPVCETGDFLGKDRELALEPGDTLAVMSAGAYGFTMSSNYNTRPRACELLVDGDQVHVIRERESFVDLIRGEHVIEH; encoded by the coding sequence ATGTCCTTTTTTACCGAGCGCAGCGGCGAGCTGACCATTGAAGACGTTCGCCTGAGCGATATTGCCGAACAATACGGCACGCCCGCCTATGTCTACAGCCGCGCCGCTTTTACTCAACATTATCTGGCCTATGCCCAGGCACTCGGTCAACACCCGGGCATGATCTGCTACGCGGTTAAGGCCAACTCCAATATTGCGCTGCTCAATCTACTGGCCCGCCTGGGCGCGGGCTTCGATATCGTCTCGGGCGGTGAAATGGAGCGGGTGCTGACCGCTGGTGGTGACCCGAAGCGCATTGTGTTTTCAGGCGTGGGTAAAACCGCCGCAGAGATGGCCAAGGCGCTGCAAGTAGGCATTCACTGCTTTAATGTCGAGTCTGAGCCCGAGCTGGAACTGTTGAGCCAGGTAGCCGTGGAGCAAGGATTAACCGCGCGGGTGTCGTTGCGGGTCAACCCGGACGTGGACGCAAAAACCCACCCGTATATTTCTACCGGTTTAAAAGAGAATAAATTTGGTATTGATATCGCCCGCGCGCCCGAGGTCTATCGCCGCGCCGCCGCACTGCCCAATATTGATGTGCAAGGTGTCGACTGCCATATCGGCTCGCAATTAACCGAGCTGGATCCCTTTTTGGATGCCCTGGATCGCCTGCTGGTATTGGTCGATGGCCTGGCCGACGAGGGGATTCACATCAGCCATCTGGATTTAGGCGGTGGCCTGGGCGTGACCTATCGCGATGAGGTACCGCCTGCAGTGGCCGATTATATGGCCGCTATCAAAGCCAAGCTCGGCGGTCGCAAGCTGGCATTGATGTTTGAACCCGGCCGCTCCATAGCCGCGAACGCCGGCGCGCTGCTGACCAAAGTACTGTATTTAAAGCCCACCGAGGCGCATAACTTTGCCATTATCGATGCCGCCATGAACGACAATATCCGCCCGGCGCTCTACCAGGCGTGGCAGGATATTCGCCCGCTGAAAGCGCGCCGCGGCGAGAAAAAGCGCTGGGATTTGGTAGGCCCCGTATGTGAAACCGGCGACTTTTTGGGTAAAGACCGCGAACTGGCGCTGGAGCCCGGCGACACCCTCGCGGTGATGTCCGCCGGCGCCTACGGCTTTACCATGAGCTCAAACTACAACACCCGGCCACGTGCCTGCGAGCTGCTGGTAGATGGCGACCAGGTACACGTGATTCGCGAGCGCGAAAGCTTCGTCGATCTGATTCGCGGCGAGCACGTGATCGAACACTGA
- a CDS encoding ABC transporter ATP-binding protein, whose translation MNNKAMIELDQLRKEYRSGEITVAALQGVSLSINENEFIAIMGPSGSGKSTMMNILGCLDQPTGGRYLLGGREVSAMSDNELAAVRNRDIGFVFQSFHLLPRLNIVRNVMLPLRYSDIDPAEARQRAEQMLARVNLEHRLEHVPNELSGGQRQRVAIARALVNRPKIIFADEPTGNLDSKTSVEIMELFSELHRAGQTIILVTHEPEIAEYAQKVIHMRDGVIERVEHNAALAD comes from the coding sequence GTGAATAACAAAGCCATGATTGAGCTGGATCAACTGCGCAAAGAATATCGCAGCGGCGAGATAACCGTCGCCGCGTTGCAGGGGGTCAGTCTCAGCATCAACGAGAACGAATTTATCGCCATCATGGGGCCATCCGGCTCCGGCAAATCCACCATGATGAATATTCTCGGCTGCCTGGATCAGCCCACCGGTGGTCGCTATTTGCTCGGTGGTCGCGAGGTCAGCGCCATGAGCGACAACGAGCTGGCTGCGGTGCGCAATCGCGATATCGGCTTTGTGTTTCAGTCGTTCCACCTGTTGCCGCGTTTAAATATTGTGCGCAATGTGATGTTGCCGCTGCGCTACAGCGATATCGACCCCGCTGAGGCGCGTCAACGCGCCGAGCAAATGCTCGCCCGGGTCAACCTTGAGCACCGTCTTGAACATGTTCCCAATGAATTGTCCGGCGGTCAGCGCCAACGGGTCGCTATTGCGCGGGCGCTGGTAAATCGCCCCAAAATTATTTTTGCCGATGAGCCTACCGGCAACCTGGACAGCAAAACATCGGTAGAAATTATGGAGTTGTTCAGCGAGTTACACCGCGCCGGACAAACCATTATTTTGGTGACGCACGAGCCGGAAATTGCCGAGTACGCGCAGAAAGTCATTCATATGCGCGACGGCGTAATAGAGAGGGTGGAGCACAATGCCGCGCTTGCTGATTAG
- a CDS encoding HlyD family secretion protein: protein MPRLLISLLSLLLCYSAAGESLLLSGEVAARNSQVFVTPESDSWMMQISWMIEEGEKVAPGDPVVQFDTASLVASLEQLEANLRKVKAESKRNDLVQNLELREAEQAHEVARLTLQKAKLDAGIPRELLSQLQYEQYQLALTRAQGDTDETAKALANKRKDVEAEKTRNQVQIAGAENELRRVQVMLDNMTLRADRSGTAMYVDHPWTRQKIREGDSVQRGFSVLEIPSTDDLQVRAWLNEVDIARISEGQQVQIYFDAMPSLTLQGRVARIGNQAEPKQYWGNSGYINVDISFAAEPQQQLLPGMSVMVELAQEATQ, encoded by the coding sequence ATGCCGCGCTTGCTGATTAGTCTGTTAAGTTTGCTGCTGTGTTATTCGGCCGCGGGCGAAAGCCTTTTATTAAGCGGCGAAGTGGCGGCGCGCAACTCTCAGGTTTTTGTCACTCCCGAGTCAGACAGCTGGATGATGCAGATCTCCTGGATGATTGAAGAGGGAGAAAAAGTCGCCCCCGGTGACCCGGTGGTGCAATTTGATACCGCAAGCTTGGTGGCGAGCCTGGAGCAACTAGAGGCGAACCTGCGCAAAGTCAAAGCCGAAAGCAAGCGCAACGATTTAGTGCAGAACTTAGAGTTACGAGAAGCCGAGCAGGCGCACGAAGTAGCTCGGCTGACTCTGCAAAAAGCCAAGCTGGATGCTGGCATTCCCCGCGAACTGCTCAGCCAGCTGCAGTATGAGCAGTATCAACTGGCCCTTACTCGCGCCCAGGGTGATACCGATGAAACAGCCAAGGCGCTAGCCAATAAACGCAAAGACGTAGAAGCCGAGAAAACCCGCAACCAGGTACAGATAGCAGGCGCCGAGAATGAGCTGCGCCGGGTTCAAGTAATGCTGGACAATATGACCTTGCGCGCAGATCGCTCGGGAACGGCCATGTACGTAGACCACCCTTGGACGCGGCAGAAAATTCGCGAAGGGGATTCGGTGCAGCGCGGCTTCAGCGTGTTGGAGATCCCTTCCACCGACGATTTACAAGTACGGGCCTGGCTAAACGAGGTGGATATAGCGCGAATCTCCGAGGGGCAGCAGGTTCAAATTTATTTCGATGCCATGCCCAGCCTGACATTGCAAGGTCGAGTGGCGCGCATCGGCAATCAGGCCGAACCCAAACAATACTGGGGCAACTCTGGCTACATCAATGTGGACATAAGCTTCGCCGCCGAGCCGCAGCAGCAACTGTTGCCCGGTATGAGCGTTATGGTTGAGTTGGCACAGGAGGCGACGCAATGA
- a CDS encoding efflux RND transporter periplasmic adaptor subunit, with amino-acid sequence MTYRLLLVVVLIFMAGCSGDDQELLLVKKSAIPLAIRTTGELTSAQTVELGPPAVKYTWQHKLSFLIPEGTWVEKGQKVMAFDAQQQHSRLRDLQNQLATERQRLESQALDTEQETEQLELDLAQAKMELEKAELKSSNVDNLMARLEVEKLKIDREIAQKNYQMAKVRQQNRIAQMAVDKEITQSEVERLTSEVNEQRDAIAAMEVTAPRSGIVVYVPNREGNKPAEGDEFSLIQKVIELPDLNSLIIETTVDEQIAYKVRPGDRVDITFDAISGRTFSGRVESLGKIVRLKSRREPSKVFDAVVSIDNADTDVMRPGMAARLSIVQRVEPEAVAIPQHAIVYRDNKAYVRVKTLAGEREREVTIAARQAGEAIVTDGLDNGDEVIL; translated from the coding sequence ATGACGTACAGACTGCTTCTGGTTGTGGTTTTGATATTTATGGCCGGCTGCAGCGGCGATGATCAGGAATTGTTGCTGGTAAAAAAGTCTGCCATCCCCCTTGCCATTCGCACTACAGGTGAGCTCACTTCGGCGCAAACGGTCGAATTGGGGCCGCCCGCGGTAAAGTACACTTGGCAGCACAAGCTGTCGTTTTTGATTCCTGAAGGCACTTGGGTGGAAAAAGGCCAAAAAGTAATGGCTTTTGATGCTCAACAACAGCACTCGCGTTTGCGCGATTTGCAAAACCAGCTGGCTACCGAGCGCCAACGCCTGGAAAGTCAGGCGCTTGATACTGAGCAAGAAACCGAACAGCTCGAGTTGGATTTGGCACAGGCGAAAATGGAACTGGAAAAAGCCGAATTAAAATCCAGTAATGTGGATAATTTAATGGCGCGGCTAGAGGTAGAAAAACTCAAAATCGACCGCGAAATTGCACAGAAAAATTATCAAATGGCTAAAGTGCGGCAGCAAAATCGCATCGCACAAATGGCTGTAGACAAAGAGATTACCCAGTCAGAGGTTGAACGTTTGACCTCAGAGGTCAACGAGCAGCGCGATGCCATAGCGGCCATGGAAGTAACAGCGCCGCGCTCGGGTATAGTGGTGTATGTTCCCAACCGCGAGGGCAACAAGCCCGCCGAAGGCGATGAGTTTTCACTGATTCAAAAAGTAATTGAGCTGCCGGATTTAAACAGCTTAATCATTGAAACCACCGTGGATGAACAAATCGCCTACAAGGTAAGGCCAGGGGACCGTGTGGACATTACTTTTGATGCTATATCCGGCCGCACCTTTAGCGGCCGGGTGGAATCTTTAGGGAAAATTGTGCGCCTGAAGTCTCGCCGCGAGCCGAGCAAAGTGTTTGATGCCGTCGTCAGTATTGATAATGCCGATACCGACGTTATGCGCCCGGGAATGGCGGCGCGACTTTCCATTGTACAGCGTGTTGAGCCAGAGGCAGTGGCCATACCCCAGCACGCCATTGTCTATCGCGATAACAAAGCCTATGTGCGCGTTAAAACCCTGGCGGGCGAGCGTGAGCGCGAAGTGACTATCGCCGCCCGCCAGGCGGGTGAGGCGATTGTTACAGACGGCCTGGATAACGGCGATGAGGTTATCTTGTGA
- a CDS encoding efflux RND transporter periplasmic adaptor subunit produces the protein MTVTQKPFDFSVPAKGELVSAAESPVNAPSGNRGRLTLAWMAEENSSVKKGDIIARFDGTEHELEKQRAELELTQNELSQTITSRELNQNQFAIAQQAGEVKQEKEMVEKFSVDDLTVYSKNEIIDQLLSKDYLTAQQLYLAWREVSQQTQGQAQLQLLTLEGKSYRDAISLNAQALNNLEVAAPADGIFVHAKNWRGEKVREGQTLWPGSKLGYIPSLTQLQAKLYVLETEAAGIEMGQRASIRLDAYADQPLGGEIVALANIAAPRDTRSPTKYFEVTVQLDTSDPSFMRPGQKLEGKILVANKEAALAVPNQAVFKDNDNSWVYVASGASFARREVKTGLRSLTQTEIIDGLRVGEKVALLEPTGEIK, from the coding sequence ATGACAGTCACGCAGAAGCCTTTTGACTTCTCTGTGCCCGCCAAAGGCGAGCTGGTTTCCGCCGCTGAATCCCCGGTTAATGCCCCTTCTGGGAATCGGGGCCGCCTGACATTGGCATGGATGGCTGAAGAAAACAGTTCGGTTAAAAAAGGCGATATTATCGCGCGCTTTGATGGCACCGAGCACGAGTTGGAAAAACAGCGCGCCGAACTGGAGCTGACCCAAAACGAGCTGTCGCAAACCATCACGTCACGCGAGCTGAATCAGAACCAGTTTGCTATTGCGCAGCAGGCCGGTGAGGTAAAGCAAGAAAAAGAAATGGTGGAAAAGTTCAGTGTCGATGATTTAACGGTTTATTCAAAAAATGAAATTATCGATCAGCTGTTGAGCAAAGATTACTTGACCGCGCAGCAGCTCTATCTGGCCTGGCGGGAGGTGAGTCAGCAGACCCAGGGGCAGGCGCAGTTACAGTTGTTGACTCTGGAAGGAAAGAGTTACCGCGACGCCATTTCTCTGAACGCGCAAGCGCTTAACAACCTCGAGGTGGCGGCGCCCGCCGACGGTATTTTTGTCCATGCTAAGAACTGGCGCGGGGAAAAAGTACGCGAAGGACAAACGCTATGGCCGGGTTCCAAGCTCGGTTACATCCCCAGCTTGACGCAACTGCAAGCCAAGCTCTATGTGCTGGAAACCGAGGCGGCGGGTATTGAAATGGGCCAGCGCGCCAGTATTCGCTTGGATGCCTATGCCGACCAGCCGTTGGGCGGAGAAATTGTCGCTTTGGCGAATATCGCCGCGCCGCGCGATACCCGTAGTCCTACCAAGTATTTTGAGGTCACCGTACAGCTGGATACATCGGACCCGAGTTTTATGCGCCCAGGACAAAAGCTCGAGGGAAAGATTTTGGTGGCCAACAAAGAGGCGGCGCTGGCGGTGCCCAACCAAGCGGTATTTAAAGACAACGACAATAGTTGGGTGTATGTGGCCAGCGGCGCCAGCTTTGCCAGGCGTGAAGTAAAAACCGGTTTGCGGAGTTTAACCCAGACGGAAATTATCGATGGCTTGAGAGTGGGTGAGAAAGTTGCTCTGCTTGAGCCCACGGGAGAGATCAAGTGA
- a CDS encoding ABC transporter permease: protein MKKLKTSLLEALEQLWYHRLRTFLTLLGMIFGVGAVIAMVSVGEGAEQEALELIESMGLRNVLVEEKQVWGERLEEVRKHSVGLSLDDVQASMETLPFATAYSAEKEIEVYALYSRNSSSDSEVLGVTPSLLELASLQVAEGRWLNADDDLYYRQVAVIGTAVASQLFPRGDAVGQRIKVNHLWLEVVGVLESKNLSKDSFQGVQLSGENNRIYIPLQTALKRFEFRDMASEIDSFRLQLADGVAPQAAADNLSHLLDRRHGQEDDYNIVVPAQLLNQHEQTQRIFNIIMSCVAGISLLVGGIGIMNIMLATVLERTNEIGLLRAIGATQNNVRDQFIVESVTIAGIGGLLGIVLGFTLAAVISTFAGWPVAWSLNAVVVAVVFCTATGLIFGIYPAIKASKLDPITALQHD from the coding sequence GTGAAGAAGTTAAAAACCAGCTTACTGGAAGCGCTGGAGCAGCTTTGGTATCACCGCCTACGCACGTTTTTAACGCTACTGGGGATGATTTTTGGTGTGGGCGCGGTAATTGCCATGGTTAGCGTGGGCGAGGGCGCCGAACAGGAGGCGCTCGAGTTGATTGAATCTATGGGGCTGCGCAATGTGTTAGTGGAAGAAAAACAGGTGTGGGGAGAAAGGCTGGAAGAGGTACGTAAACACTCGGTTGGTTTGTCGCTGGATGATGTGCAGGCCAGCATGGAAACCCTGCCTTTTGCCACGGCCTACAGCGCGGAAAAAGAAATTGAAGTCTACGCCTTGTACAGTCGTAACAGCAGTAGCGACAGCGAAGTTTTGGGGGTGACACCTAGCTTACTGGAGCTGGCTAGCTTGCAGGTGGCCGAAGGGCGCTGGCTGAACGCCGATGACGATCTCTATTATCGGCAGGTCGCCGTTATCGGCACCGCCGTGGCCAGCCAGTTGTTTCCCCGTGGCGATGCCGTGGGGCAGCGTATCAAGGTGAATCACCTCTGGCTTGAAGTGGTAGGGGTGCTGGAAAGTAAAAACCTGAGCAAGGACAGCTTTCAGGGGGTGCAATTATCCGGTGAGAACAATCGCATTTATATTCCACTGCAAACGGCGCTGAAGCGTTTTGAATTTCGCGATATGGCTTCGGAAATTGACAGCTTCCGCCTGCAGCTCGCAGACGGTGTCGCGCCCCAGGCGGCGGCAGATAACCTTTCCCACTTGCTGGATCGGCGCCATGGCCAAGAGGACGATTACAACATTGTTGTTCCCGCTCAGCTGCTGAATCAACACGAGCAAACTCAGCGTATTTTCAACATCATTATGTCGTGCGTAGCGGGTATTTCGCTGCTGGTGGGCGGTATCGGCATTATGAATATTATGCTGGCAACGGTACTGGAAAGAACCAATGAGATTGGTCTGCTGCGCGCTATAGGGGCAACGCAAAATAATGTGCGCGACCAGTTTATTGTTGAAAGTGTCACCATCGCCGGTATCGGCGGGCTGCTGGGAATTGTACTGGGCTTTACGCTGGCAGCGGTGATCTCGACTTTTGCCGGTTGGCCGGTGGCCTGGTCGTTAAATGCGGTGGTGGTGGCGGTGGTGTTTTGTACCGCCACAGGTTTGATTTTCGGAATTTACCCAGCGATTAAAGCGTCCAAGCTCGATCCGATTACGGCGCTGCAGCATGATTGA
- the glnG gene encoding nitrogen regulation protein NR(I) translates to MQKSNRVWIIDDDRSIRWVLEKALQGAGIETRTFDTADSALHQLSREVPDAIVSDIRMPGMDGLGLLSNLHTNHPEVPVIIMTAHSDLDSAVAAYQGGAFEYLPKPFDVDEAVAVVQRALAHAEEQKSERTHTDTVEIDTEIIGEAPAMQEVFRAIGRLSQSNITVLINGESGTGKELVARALHRHSPRRSEPFIALNMAAIPKDLMESELFGHEKGAFTGAATQRQGRFEQANGGTLFLDEIGDMPAETQTRLLRVLADGEFYRVGGHTPVKVDVRIIAATHQDLENLVTDNRFREDLFHRLNVIRIHIPKLANRREDIPKLSQFFLQKAAGELNVDTKILLPETEDFMCSLPWPGNVRQLENTCRWITVMASGREVHTEDLPPELMDNKEGNAPADDWEKALRHWADQALARGHHQLLSEAVPTFERALIETALKYTAGRKRDAANLLGWGRNTLTRKLKELDMAGQEEA, encoded by the coding sequence ATGCAGAAGTCTAATCGCGTATGGATCATTGATGACGACCGCTCAATCCGCTGGGTTTTGGAAAAAGCGCTGCAGGGTGCCGGTATTGAAACCCGCACCTTCGATACCGCCGACAGCGCGCTGCACCAGCTGAGTCGCGAAGTGCCCGACGCCATTGTCAGCGATATCCGCATGCCCGGGATGGACGGCCTCGGCTTGCTATCCAACTTACACACCAACCACCCGGAAGTGCCGGTTATTATTATGACCGCACACTCGGATCTGGACAGCGCGGTGGCGGCCTACCAGGGCGGCGCATTCGAGTATTTACCCAAACCTTTCGATGTGGACGAAGCCGTAGCCGTAGTGCAGCGCGCCCTGGCCCACGCCGAAGAACAAAAATCCGAGCGCACTCACACAGACACAGTGGAAATCGATACCGAAATCATCGGTGAAGCGCCGGCGATGCAGGAAGTGTTTCGCGCGATTGGCCGCCTGTCGCAATCGAACATTACGGTGCTGATTAACGGTGAATCCGGTACTGGTAAAGAACTGGTAGCCCGCGCCCTGCACCGCCACAGCCCCCGTCGCAGCGAGCCGTTTATCGCTCTGAATATGGCCGCCATTCCCAAAGACCTGATGGAATCGGAATTATTCGGCCACGAAAAAGGCGCGTTTACCGGCGCCGCCACTCAGCGTCAGGGCCGCTTTGAACAAGCCAATGGCGGCACGCTGTTTCTGGATGAAATTGGCGACATGCCCGCCGAAACACAAACGCGCTTGTTGCGCGTGTTAGCGGACGGAGAATTTTACCGCGTGGGCGGTCACACCCCCGTCAAAGTGGATGTGCGAATTATCGCCGCCACGCACCAGGACCTGGAAAACCTGGTGACTGACAATCGCTTTCGCGAAGATTTATTCCACCGCTTAAACGTTATTCGCATTCATATTCCCAAGCTGGCTAACCGCCGCGAGGACATCCCCAAGCTGTCGCAATTCTTTTTGCAAAAGGCCGCCGGCGAGCTGAATGTGGACACCAAAATCCTGCTGCCGGAAACCGAAGATTTTATGTGCAGCCTGCCCTGGCCCGGTAACGTGCGCCAGCTGGAAAACACCTGCCGCTGGATTACCGTTATGGCTTCCGGGCGCGAGGTGCACACGGAAGATTTACCCCCCGAGCTGATGGACAACAAAGAGGGCAACGCGCCGGCCGACGACTGGGAAAAAGCCCTGCGCCACTGGGCCGACCAAGCTCTGGCCCGCGGCCATCACCAGCTGCTGAGTGAAGCGGTACCCACCTTTGAGCGCGCCCTGATTGAAACCGCGCTCAAATACACCGCCGGGCGCAAGCGCGATGCCGCCAACCTTTTGGGCTGGGGCCGCAATACGCTAACGCGCAAACTGAAAGAGTTGGATATGGCCGGGCAAGAAGAGGCCTAA
- the glnL gene encoding nitrogen regulation protein NR(II) has protein sequence MTPRDIHKPLLDSLSTAIILLDSHLQLCHMNPAAEALLSISCERCRGEAITHFFHESSDTPGELLHAANNANHYTKRHAEWQLLNGEQITVDYTVTPFADNDGLVIEILPIDRLLRISREEMLTSSQETTRVLIRGMAHEIKNPLGGIRGAAQLLARELPGNDLAEYTSIIIDEADRLRNLVDRMLGPNQLPEVANLNIHEVLERVATMIRAESSGAIRIVRDYDPSIPDIRGDKEQLIQALLNIARNAMQAMFENDTPNPALTLRTRVRRQYTIGRQHHPLVVHIEVIDNGPGIPEAMVKQIFYPMISGRAEGTGLGLTISQHLIHQHNGLIECHSEPGETRFSLYLPMETTSTNT, from the coding sequence GTGACACCCCGAGACATCCACAAACCTCTGCTCGACAGCCTGAGCACCGCCATTATTCTGCTGGACAGCCACTTACAGCTGTGTCACATGAATCCGGCGGCCGAGGCTCTGCTGTCTATCAGCTGTGAACGCTGTCGCGGCGAGGCCATTACCCACTTTTTTCACGAGTCGTCGGACACACCGGGCGAGCTGCTACACGCGGCCAACAATGCCAACCACTACACCAAACGCCACGCCGAATGGCAGCTGCTTAATGGCGAGCAAATTACAGTGGACTACACGGTCACACCCTTTGCCGATAACGACGGCCTGGTGATAGAAATTTTACCTATCGACCGCTTGCTGCGTATTTCGCGCGAGGAAATGCTGACCTCCTCCCAGGAAACCACCCGCGTGTTGATACGCGGCATGGCGCACGAAATTAAAAACCCTCTGGGCGGAATTCGCGGCGCAGCTCAGCTGCTAGCGCGGGAGTTGCCCGGCAATGATTTGGCCGAGTACACCAGCATTATTATTGATGAGGCAGACCGGCTGCGAAATTTGGTGGACCGCATGCTGGGGCCCAACCAGCTGCCAGAGGTCGCCAATTTAAATATTCACGAGGTTTTGGAACGGGTAGCCACCATGATTCGCGCCGAGAGCAGTGGCGCTATCCGCATTGTGCGCGACTATGACCCCAGCATTCCAGATATTCGCGGCGACAAAGAGCAACTGATTCAGGCGCTGCTCAATATTGCCCGCAATGCCATGCAGGCCATGTTCGAAAACGACACCCCCAACCCGGCATTGACCCTGCGCACGCGGGTGCGACGCCAATACACCATCGGGCGTCAGCATCATCCCTTGGTAGTGCATATAGAAGTTATCGACAATGGCCCGGGCATTCCCGAAGCCATGGTGAAACAAATTTTCTACCCCATGATTTCCGGCCGCGCCGAAGGCACCGGGCTTGGGCTGACAATTTCACAGCACTTAATCCACCAGCATAACGGCTTGATTGAGTGCCACAGCGAGCCAGGGGAGACACGCTTTAGCTTGTACCTTCCCATGGAAACCACATCCACCAATACTTAA
- a CDS encoding DUF4124 domain-containing protein has product MRLTSLIGLATCFTALCFSAQAEVYKSVDKYGNVTYTDDPSSVERYGDKAEKITVPPTNVVPGTKPIDLNARPQNEQENQSEADNVSYNVRIVSPTNEYTVTPGQRDLIIAAATDRPLQGDAEFAYYMDGELLGRAAVNNFSIREILRGEHQIRVDVLNAMDEVLGSSETVTVYVHRASVLSP; this is encoded by the coding sequence ATGCGCTTAACTTCATTGATTGGCCTGGCAACTTGCTTTACCGCCCTATGCTTCAGCGCGCAGGCCGAGGTCTACAAATCGGTCGATAAATACGGCAATGTCACCTACACAGACGACCCCAGCAGCGTGGAGCGCTACGGCGACAAAGCGGAAAAAATCACCGTACCCCCAACGAATGTCGTACCGGGCACCAAACCCATCGATTTAAATGCCCGCCCCCAGAACGAGCAGGAGAACCAATCCGAGGCTGACAACGTCAGCTACAACGTGCGCATTGTCAGCCCCACCAACGAATACACCGTCACGCCCGGCCAGCGCGACCTGATTATCGCCGCAGCGACAGACCGCCCGCTGCAGGGCGACGCCGAGTTCGCCTACTACATGGACGGCGAGCTGCTGGGCCGGGCCGCCGTGAATAACTTTTCCATTCGCGAAATTCTACGCGGCGAACACCAAATACGCGTCGATGTACTCAATGCCATGGATGAGGTGCTCGGCAGCAGCGAAACTGTGACCGTATACGTGCACCGGGCCTCAGTACTAAGCCCCTAA